In Nostoc sp. GT001, a genomic segment contains:
- a CDS encoding 2OG-Fe(II) oxygenase yields the protein MWYWLKQGNKPDLGVLENSAMTYVKNDLWLTVTADLLANYPDAVNRIYKGEIDGMLIKQVFTKEEMLKAKHQLENIKSRKSVGYGESFGVVLPAKENEPTKYFQDVNVYRNDLKNIFEGGYEQRIEGLLSKVSGGRVVEIASENNQTYAPAQIRFVEPNKGGIIIHKGSQFLQHPSFAHLTKIARLQEHLSYFLIVDKPEEGGELIIYDLPPEEAKKDFDTLVKDSAFEKCDKKYISPDIGDMVLFHGGTIWHKVAEARGNKNRISIGGFVAISTDDQKIFYWS from the coding sequence TTGTGGTATTGGTTAAAACAAGGTAACAAACCAGATTTAGGAGTTTTGGAAAATTCTGCGATGACATACGTTAAAAATGATTTATGGCTCACGGTTACAGCTGATTTATTAGCTAATTATCCAGACGCAGTTAATCGGATATACAAAGGTGAAATTGATGGAATGCTGATTAAGCAGGTTTTCACCAAAGAAGAAATGCTCAAGGCGAAACATCAACTGGAAAACATAAAAAGTCGAAAAAGTGTAGGTTACGGCGAATCATTTGGTGTTGTTCTACCTGCCAAAGAAAATGAACCGACTAAATATTTTCAAGATGTAAATGTATATAGAAACGATCTGAAAAATATTTTTGAAGGTGGTTATGAACAAAGAATTGAAGGATTACTAAGTAAAGTCTCAGGAGGGAGAGTAGTAGAGATAGCCTCAGAAAATAATCAAACTTATGCCCCTGCTCAAATCAGATTTGTTGAGCCAAATAAAGGTGGGATTATTATTCATAAAGGTAGTCAATTTCTCCAGCATCCATCCTTTGCTCATTTAACAAAAATTGCTAGATTACAAGAACATCTGAGTTATTTTCTGATCGTCGATAAGCCGGAAGAAGGTGGAGAATTAATAATTTACGATTTGCCGCCAGAAGAAGCGAAAAAGGATTTTGATACTTTAGTTAAGGATTCCGCTTTTGAAAAATGCGACAAAAAATATATCAGTCCAGACATTGGTGATATGGTTCTTTTCCACGGTGGTACAATATGGCATAAGGTAGCGGAGGCCAGGGGAAACAAAAATCGTATTAGTATAGGTGGATTTGTTGCTATATCAACAGACGATCAAAAGATATTCTATTGGAGTTAA
- a CDS encoding 2OG-Fe(II) oxygenase → MSRPVELPVTPDGYAYTPTTIRVLKTGQEMGWHFENQFLHCTPGYRHLETIVEPEDHLSYFVVLSAANAGGELILYDLEWSETEWPDKEHGGTRKNGLVNGQLIASVMEDYDQMFLSPEAGSLVVFDAGRILHRVSAVEGSRRRITVGGFLAFSKEREKLFYWS, encoded by the coding sequence GTGAGTCGGCCCGTTGAACTTCCCGTTACCCCCGACGGCTACGCCTATACTCCAACGACAATTCGAGTTTTAAAAACTGGCCAGGAGATGGGCTGGCATTTTGAAAATCAATTTCTGCATTGCACACCAGGGTATCGCCACTTAGAAACCATAGTTGAACCCGAAGATCATCTCAGCTATTTTGTAGTGCTGAGTGCTGCTAATGCTGGGGGAGAGTTGATTCTCTATGATTTAGAGTGGTCAGAGACAGAATGGCCCGATAAGGAACATGGGGGAACAAGGAAAAATGGTTTAGTGAACGGTCAACTGATTGCCTCAGTTATGGAAGATTATGACCAAATGTTCCTCAGTCCAGAAGCTGGTTCTTTAGTAGTCTTTGATGCGGGGAGGATTTTGCATCGTGTTTCTGCGGTTGAAGGTTCTCGCCGTCGGATTACCGTAGGTGGATTTCTTGCCTTCTCCAAGGAGCGTGAAAAACTTTTCTACTGGAGTTAG
- a CDS encoding AMP-binding protein codes for MKFSTLVDALSERARSQPDKNYTFLQDGEIAAHTLSYQELQRLAQAIAAKLQSFNAIGQQALLLYPPGLEFIAAFFGCLLAGVVAIPAYPLRANQSKSRLLAMAQRCRSNLCPHNHICLSQ; via the coding sequence ATGAAATTTTCTACCTTAGTAGATGCTTTGAGTGAAAGAGCGCGATCGCAGCCTGATAAAAATTACACTTTTCTTCAGGATGGAGAAATTGCAGCGCATACTCTAAGTTATCAAGAATTGCAGCGATTAGCACAGGCGATCGCCGCCAAACTTCAGAGTTTTAATGCCATAGGTCAACAAGCCTTACTACTGTATCCACCAGGTTTAGAATTCATTGCCGCTTTTTTCGGATGTTTGTTGGCTGGAGTTGTAGCTATTCCCGCCTATCCCCTCCGTGCCAATCAGTCAAAGTCTAGGCTGTTGGCGATGGCTCAAAGATGCAGAAGCAACCTTTGCCCTCACAACCACATCTGTCTTAGCCAATAG
- the asnB gene encoding asparagine synthase (glutamine-hydrolyzing) produces MCGICGCFDISKERSPEMKVLENMTDTLIYRGPDSSGYLIKENLGLGFRRLSLIDLAGGNQPLYNEDETIVLICNGEIFNYLELKKELIKKGHKFRTNTDVEVLVHLYEEYGLDFLNQLNGQFAFALYDYQKQQLILARDQMGICPLFYTIVDKFLIFGSEIKAILAHPLVKREVDLVGLDQILTFPGLVSPRTMFKNINSLKSGHYVLIKDFQVKVTEYWDLDYPQINETAYSQSESYYTEKLQELLIQSVKYRLHADVPVGVYVSGGLDSSLIAAIVNKIRPDSDVHSFSIGFTDKEICESKYRDILLKQLNFIHHDILFDWHQISDGLVKAIYHSECPIKETYNTASLALSGCANSNHIKAILTGEGADELFAGYVGYRFEQLRNSNLSANQKDYSLESVLDDELRLKVWGDENIFYERDLYSYRETKLALYSSELNDRFSEFDCLNFELVNHEKLRNRHFIHQRSYLDFKLRLSDHLISDHGDRMALANSVEARYPFLDINLVEFTKAIPPNLKLNGLIEKYILKKTAKDFLPQQIVEREKFAFHAPGSPHLLKQDIEYINDILSSDLLKKQGYFNPITIDNLKNQYLQDGFHLNLPFDMDLLIIPLTFGIFLQEFKMPDIN; encoded by the coding sequence ATGTGCGGTATTTGTGGATGTTTTGATATTTCAAAAGAGCGTAGCCCAGAAATGAAAGTTCTGGAAAATATGACTGACACATTAATTTATCGAGGACCAGATTCATCGGGATATTTGATCAAAGAAAATTTAGGTTTAGGCTTTCGGAGGTTAAGTTTAATTGATTTAGCAGGCGGTAATCAACCTCTATATAACGAGGATGAAACAATAGTCTTAATATGTAATGGAGAAATATTTAATTATTTAGAACTGAAAAAGGAATTAATTAAAAAAGGTCATAAATTCCGCACCAATACAGATGTAGAAGTTTTGGTTCACCTCTATGAAGAATATGGGCTAGATTTTTTAAATCAACTCAATGGTCAATTCGCCTTTGCTCTTTACGACTATCAAAAACAACAATTAATTTTAGCTAGAGATCAAATGGGCATTTGCCCACTTTTTTATACAATTGTGGATAAATTTTTGATTTTCGGCTCAGAAATCAAAGCAATCTTAGCACATCCGTTAGTTAAGCGTGAGGTTGACTTGGTTGGTTTAGATCAAATCCTCACATTTCCCGGATTAGTAAGTCCGAGAACTATGTTTAAAAATATCAATAGTTTAAAAAGTGGTCATTATGTTCTGATTAAAGATTTTCAGGTAAAAGTTACAGAATACTGGGATTTAGATTATCCACAGATTAATGAAACTGCTTATAGTCAATCAGAAAGCTATTACACAGAGAAATTACAAGAGCTTTTGATCCAATCAGTTAAATATCGGTTACACGCTGATGTCCCGGTGGGAGTGTACGTTAGTGGCGGCTTAGATTCTTCATTAATTGCAGCAATAGTCAATAAAATACGTCCTGATAGTGATGTACATTCTTTCTCAATTGGCTTTACAGATAAAGAGATATGTGAGTCAAAATATCGAGATATTTTGCTGAAACAACTGAATTTTATCCATCATGATATTTTGTTCGATTGGCATCAAATCAGTGATGGCTTAGTAAAAGCTATTTATCATTCTGAATGCCCGATCAAAGAAACTTATAATACAGCTTCTTTAGCTCTTTCTGGCTGTGCTAATAGTAACCATATTAAAGCCATTTTAACGGGGGAAGGTGCTGATGAATTATTTGCAGGTTATGTCGGCTATCGTTTTGAACAATTACGAAATAGCAACCTTTCTGCAAACCAAAAAGATTATAGTTTGGAATCTGTATTAGATGATGAATTGAGACTTAAGGTATGGGGAGATGAAAATATTTTTTATGAAAGAGATTTATACTCTTACCGAGAAACGAAATTAGCTTTGTATTCATCAGAATTGAACGATCGATTTAGTGAATTTGACTGTCTTAACTTTGAGTTAGTTAACCATGAGAAGTTACGAAATAGGCATTTTATTCATCAAAGGTCTTATCTTGATTTTAAATTAAGGTTATCAGATCATTTGATTTCCGATCATGGCGATCGCATGGCTTTAGCTAATTCGGTTGAAGCTCGTTATCCATTCTTGGATATTAATCTAGTTGAATTTACTAAAGCAATACCTCCTAACTTAAAACTCAATGGCTTAATAGAAAAATATATTCTTAAAAAAACAGCAAAAGACTTTCTTCCTCAACAAATTGTTGAGCGAGAAAAATTTGCTTTTCATGCACCTGGAAGCCCTCATTTATTAAAACAAGATATCGAATACATCAATGACATATTGTCAAGTGATTTGCTTAAAAAGCAAGGCTATTTCAACCCAATTACTATCGATAACCTTAAGAACCAATATCTACAAGATGGCTTTCACCTCAATCTTC
- a CDS encoding fatty acyl-AMP ligase, giving the protein MPISQSLGCWRWLKDAEATFALTTTSVLANSQHWLVEHPELAQLRWLATDDIDADLADAWQKPIVNSHTLALLQYTSGSTGTPKGVMVSHGNLLSNCTDLDRGWNHTADSIIVTWLPTFHDMGLIYGVIEPLYKGCSCYMMPPVSFLHKPIRWLQAISTYKASHSGAPNFAYDLCVRKITAAQKATLDLSSWQMALNGAEPVRADVLQRFAETFKPCGFDLTAFCPGYGLAEATLKVAAVRQQDPPVFLRVDTDALAENRVVEARLNQQNVQTLVGCGRSEIDTQIAIVHPESFIRCQDSQVGEIWVSGSTIAQGYWKNPQETQKTFQATLKDSDSRMFLRTGDLGFIKDGELFVTGRLKDTIVIQGRNHYPQDIELTIENSHPALRPSCGAAFAVEFKGEEQLVVVQEVERSYLRRLDVNEVIGNIRQAVAAEHEIRTHTVLLVKTGTVPKTSSGKIQRQACRQNFLNNTLNLLTSEKSPKLTTTI; this is encoded by the coding sequence GTGCCAATCAGTCAAAGTCTAGGCTGTTGGCGATGGCTCAAAGATGCAGAAGCAACCTTTGCCCTCACAACCACATCTGTCTTAGCCAATAGTCAGCATTGGTTGGTAGAACACCCAGAGTTAGCCCAGTTGCGTTGGTTAGCCACCGATGACATTGATGCAGATTTAGCAGATGCATGGCAGAAACCTATTGTCAATAGCCATACCCTAGCTCTTCTCCAGTACACCTCCGGCTCTACAGGCACTCCCAAGGGAGTGATGGTCAGCCACGGCAATCTCCTATCCAACTGTACCGACCTCGATCGCGGATGGAACCACACAGCAGATAGTATTATTGTCACTTGGCTACCCACTTTTCATGATATGGGGCTAATTTATGGAGTCATCGAACCCTTATATAAAGGTTGTTCTTGCTACATGATGCCTCCTGTGTCCTTTTTGCATAAACCCATACGATGGCTACAGGCGATTTCGACTTACAAAGCTAGTCATAGCGGCGCACCGAATTTTGCCTACGATCTATGCGTGCGGAAAATCACCGCAGCACAAAAGGCTACCTTGGATTTGAGTAGCTGGCAAATGGCTTTAAATGGTGCTGAACCTGTGAGGGCAGATGTCCTACAACGGTTCGCCGAAACCTTTAAACCCTGTGGATTTGATTTAACAGCCTTCTGTCCCGGTTATGGTTTGGCAGAAGCCACCCTGAAAGTGGCGGCGGTGCGTCAACAAGATCCGCCTGTATTCTTGCGAGTTGATACAGATGCACTAGCAGAAAATCGAGTGGTAGAGGCGAGATTAAATCAACAAAATGTGCAGACATTGGTGGGATGTGGACGTAGCGAGATTGATACACAAATTGCGATCGTTCATCCTGAATCGTTTATTCGATGCCAAGATTCACAAGTCGGGGAAATTTGGGTATCAGGTTCTACTATTGCTCAAGGCTACTGGAAAAACCCCCAAGAGACACAAAAAACCTTTCAAGCAACCCTAAAAGATAGTGATTCTAGAATGTTTCTCCGTACAGGCGACTTAGGATTTATTAAGGATGGCGAATTATTCGTTACAGGGCGGTTGAAAGATACGATCGTTATTCAAGGACGCAACCATTATCCCCAAGATATTGAATTAACCATTGAAAATAGTCATCCCGCATTGCGACCCAGTTGTGGGGCAGCCTTTGCAGTGGAATTTAAAGGTGAGGAACAGTTAGTTGTAGTTCAAGAAGTAGAGCGGAGTTATCTGCGACGGCTAGATGTCAATGAAGTAATTGGTAACATTCGTCAAGCGGTGGCAGCAGAACATGAGATCCGAACTCATACTGTTTTATTAGTAAAAACGGGAACCGTTCCTAAAACTTCTAGTGGTAAGATTCAGCGTCAAGCTTGCCGTCAAAATTTTTTGAATAACACACTGAATTTATTAACATCAGAAAAATCTCCGAAATTAACAACAACCATCTAA
- a CDS encoding non-ribosomal peptide synthetase, with product MIEFFRLSTQQKHLWLLQQADSSLPYRTQCAVFIEGTLNIEALEIALNTVINRHEILRTKFKSSPGEIIPFQVITDSNLPAIYQHDLAALNPLEQEAEIAAIWQKMSQLDFDFAQAPILNVSLIILSPQKHLLFLCLPSLCADGVTLKNLVREISCNYGGLAKGQLQQEPMQYADYSEWQHELLIAEDTKKGREYWEKQDISAIFNFKLPVENQSANKREFQPKLIAIAIQPHTVAKLKNLIRQYDISISVFLQTIWHIHLWRLTKESNLIVGVGYDGRQYEELQTSLGLFARYLPIHVHLAANLQFLEVLKQINESTLQQTKWQDYFSWNEINLSWFPVTYNFAEETEQYFAENLVIYIDKQLSYIDKFKLNLSCCVTKNQEIVAEFHYDSSLFRAEDIKRWAGQFQMLLASAIENPLTLISKLEILSEVERQQLLLWCNNTETNYSKFQCIHQLFEKQADSTPDNVAVVFENQQLTYAQLNARANQLARYLQDWGVGPEVLVAICLERSHLIIIALLAILKAGGAYVPLDPQLPKERQALILEDTQATVVLTQEFSAWTLPEHRARVVSLDAHWHIIAEKSNENLPSKVIPENLIYVLYTSGSTGKPKGVAVEHQQMCNYLYSILAQLNLSTGASFSLVSSFAADLGNTVIFPALCTGGCLHVISQERASDADKLADYYDNHGGIDCLKIAPSHLQALLNSCQHPAQILPRHRLVLGGEALSWQLVEKVQALAPDCKILNHYGPTEATVGVLTYQVENGQSDYAASVPLGQPLANTQILLLDEHLQPVPISIPGEIYIGGANLARGYFNRPDLTKEKFIPNPFIDFGLSDPSENLLSSKTDRQLNNLKSKIQNPKLTRLYKTGDLARYLSDGNIEFLGRIDHQVKIRGFRIELGELESALRQHPTIRETVAIALDDERGEQRLVAYIVPHRIDVSSSELRNFLQEKLPDYMMPSVFVRLDALPLLLNGKLDRRSLPAPDWTRPELEAAFIAPRTPEEQILADIWAEVLGVERVGVQDNFFELGGDSILSIQIVARAKEAGLCLTPMQLFHQQTIAQLAALATKTPKPTQGLVTAEVPLVRHRLSFDGSYTPSDFPQAKLNQEQLDLLGAKFAIEDIYCLSPLQQGLLFHSLYDPKSRVYFQQKILTFQGKLNATAFRQAWQQVVNRHPSLRTIFLWEDLAEPIQVVLQQVELPWQQQDWRYMSPTEQEEQLQTYLQADSQQVFSLSAGPLMRLALIQTAPDIHQFIWSHHHIILDGWSTSAIVTEVFKLYKAFCEGQDLYLKDNHLYRDYIAWLQQQDWSGEESFWRKALRGLRAPTKLGVDWVSGNLPDPDWGWGYAQEETTLSADVTSSLQSFARKHHLTLNTIIQGVWALLLSRYSGEEDVVFGVTVSGRPADLPGVEAIVGLLINARPMRVQVSGHISVLSWFHRLQQQQVELLQYQYSSLVQIQEWSQIPRGTPLFDSFVSFQNHPLNLSLIEENSGLKIINVRSFFETNYPLSLTVEPGYQLLIRIEYLSNKFDLATIRRILKQFGTVLKNIPVNLAQPLSHISLTTEMTTVESQELVNSFNADLE from the coding sequence ATGATTGAGTTTTTTCGACTTTCAACTCAGCAAAAGCATCTGTGGTTGTTGCAGCAAGCTGATTCTAGCTTGCCTTACCGGACTCAATGTGCTGTTTTCATTGAGGGAACTCTCAATATCGAGGCTCTCGAAATTGCCTTAAATACTGTCATTAATCGACATGAGATTTTACGTACCAAATTCAAAAGCTCACCTGGAGAGATTATTCCCTTTCAAGTCATAACCGACAGTAACCTACCAGCAATTTATCAGCACGACTTGGCTGCTTTAAATCCATTAGAACAGGAAGCTGAAATCGCAGCAATTTGGCAAAAGATGAGCCAATTGGATTTCGATTTTGCACAAGCTCCAATTTTGAATGTATCTTTGATAATTTTGTCGCCTCAAAAGCATTTATTATTTCTTTGTTTACCGTCTCTATGTGCAGATGGTGTAACACTTAAAAATTTGGTGCGTGAAATTAGCTGTAACTATGGAGGATTGGCAAAAGGACAGCTTCAGCAAGAACCAATGCAATATGCTGATTATTCAGAATGGCAACATGAATTACTCATAGCAGAAGATACCAAAAAAGGGCGAGAGTATTGGGAAAAACAGGATATTTCTGCTATTTTTAATTTCAAACTTCCAGTAGAAAATCAGTCAGCTAATAAGAGAGAATTTCAACCAAAATTAATTGCGATCGCTATTCAACCACATACAGTTGCAAAGCTAAAAAACCTGATACGGCAGTATGATATTTCAATATCTGTATTTCTGCAAACTATCTGGCACATTCATCTGTGGCGATTGACAAAAGAATCAAATCTGATTGTTGGTGTAGGATACGATGGTCGCCAATATGAGGAATTACAGACATCATTAGGATTGTTCGCTAGATATTTACCAATTCATGTTCATTTAGCAGCGAACTTACAATTTTTGGAAGTTTTAAAGCAGATTAATGAATCTACACTTCAACAAACCAAATGGCAGGATTATTTTAGTTGGAATGAGATAAATTTATCTTGGTTTCCAGTCACCTACAATTTTGCAGAAGAGACAGAGCAGTATTTTGCAGAGAATCTGGTTATATATATAGATAAGCAATTGAGCTATATTGATAAATTTAAATTAAATTTATCATGCTGTGTAACCAAAAACCAAGAAATAGTTGCAGAATTTCACTATGATTCCAGCTTATTTCGAGCAGAGGATATAAAACGTTGGGCGGGACAATTTCAGATGTTGTTAGCAAGTGCTATTGAGAATCCGTTAACTTTAATCAGTAAGTTAGAAATTCTCAGTGAAGTAGAGCGACAACAACTGTTGTTATGGTGCAACAATACAGAAACTAATTATTCAAAATTTCAGTGCATACATCAACTGTTTGAAAAACAGGCAGATAGTACACCAGATAATGTTGCCGTTGTGTTTGAGAACCAGCAATTGACTTATGCTCAACTCAACGCTCGTGCTAATCAGTTAGCACGTTATTTACAGGATTGGGGTGTGGGGCCAGAAGTTTTGGTGGCAATTTGTCTGGAGCGATCGCACTTGATAATCATCGCCCTGCTAGCTATCCTGAAAGCAGGTGGTGCTTATGTACCGCTCGATCCTCAACTGCCAAAAGAACGCCAAGCCTTGATTTTAGAAGATACCCAGGCAACAGTGGTATTGACTCAAGAATTCTCAGCCTGGACTCTACCTGAACATAGGGCGCGTGTGGTTTCCCTAGATGCACATTGGCATATCATCGCCGAAAAAAGCAATGAAAACTTGCCCAGCAAAGTCATTCCAGAAAATTTAATCTATGTACTCTACACCTCTGGCTCTACAGGAAAACCTAAAGGAGTTGCCGTTGAGCATCAGCAAATGTGCAACTATCTTTATAGCATCCTTGCTCAACTAAATCTGTCTACTGGTGCTAGTTTTAGCTTAGTTTCTAGCTTCGCCGCAGATTTAGGTAATACAGTTATCTTCCCTGCCTTGTGTACAGGCGGCTGTCTCCATGTAATTTCTCAAGAGCGAGCCTCTGATGCAGATAAGCTGGCTGATTACTATGACAATCATGGCGGTATCGACTGTCTCAAAATTGCTCCCAGTCATCTGCAAGCTTTACTAAATTCCTGCCAACACCCCGCCCAAATCTTACCCCGCCATCGATTAGTTTTGGGTGGTGAAGCCTTGAGTTGGCAACTAGTTGAGAAGGTGCAAGCGTTAGCCCCTGACTGTAAGATTCTGAATCACTACGGGCCTACAGAAGCTACCGTAGGAGTGCTTACTTATCAGGTGGAAAACGGTCAAAGCGATTATGCAGCAAGTGTTCCCCTTGGGCAACCTCTGGCAAACACGCAAATCTTGCTTTTAGATGAGCATCTGCAACCCGTTCCCATCAGTATCCCTGGAGAAATATACATCGGTGGTGCGAATTTAGCGCGGGGCTATTTCAACCGCCCAGATTTGACCAAAGAAAAATTTATACCAAATCCATTTATTGATTTTGGATTAAGCGATCCGAGTGAGAACCTGCTATCTTCTAAAACCGATCGACAGCTTAATAATCTAAAATCCAAAATCCAAAATCCAAAATTAACCCGTCTATATAAAACTGGAGATTTAGCACGTTACCTCAGTGATGGTAACATCGAGTTCCTCGGTCGAATTGACCATCAGGTGAAGATTCGCGGCTTCCGCATCGAGTTGGGAGAGCTTGAGTCAGCATTGCGACAACACCCAACAATACGAGAAACTGTAGCGATCGCTCTGGATGATGAGCGGGGTGAACAGCGGCTAGTTGCCTATATCGTCCCCCACCGAATAGATGTATCTAGCAGTGAACTACGCAACTTTTTGCAGGAGAAACTGCCCGACTACATGATGCCCTCTGTTTTCGTGAGGCTGGACGCTTTACCATTGCTGCTTAACGGTAAGTTAGATCGTCGCTCCCTCCCAGCACCAGATTGGACACGCCCCGAACTAGAAGCAGCCTTTATCGCACCTCGGACTCCAGAAGAACAAATATTAGCCGATATCTGGGCGGAAGTTTTGGGTGTCGAACGAGTAGGAGTGCAGGATAACTTCTTTGAGTTAGGCGGAGATTCTATCCTCAGCATTCAGATTGTCGCCAGAGCCAAAGAAGCGGGGCTTTGTCTGACTCCCATGCAGCTATTTCACCAGCAAACGATCGCCCAGTTAGCAGCCTTAGCGACAAAAACGCCTAAGCCAACACAGGGTTTGGTAACTGCTGAAGTGCCCCTAGTTCGTCACCGCCTCTCTTTTGATGGCAGCTACACCCCTTCTGATTTTCCCCAGGCGAAGTTAAACCAAGAACAGCTGGATCTACTGGGCGCTAAATTTGCTATTGAAGATATTTACTGCCTCTCACCTCTGCAACAAGGCTTACTCTTTCATAGCTTGTACGATCCAAAATCAAGAGTGTACTTCCAGCAAAAGATTTTAACCTTCCAAGGAAAATTGAATGCTACCGCTTTCCGGCAAGCATGGCAACAGGTAGTAAATCGCCACCCCAGCTTGCGAACCATCTTTCTTTGGGAAGACTTGGCAGAACCGATACAAGTAGTGCTACAGCAGGTAGAATTGCCTTGGCAGCAGCAAGACTGGCGCTACATGTCTCCAACTGAGCAAGAAGAACAATTGCAGACTTATCTTCAAGCAGATTCACAGCAGGTTTTTTCACTGAGTGCAGGCCCATTGATGCGATTGGCACTTATCCAAACTGCTCCAGACATTCATCAATTCATCTGGAGCCACCACCATATAATACTGGATGGTTGGTCTACTTCTGCGATCGTCACAGAGGTCTTCAAGTTATACAAAGCATTTTGTGAAGGTCAGGATTTATACCTTAAAGATAACCATCTTTATCGAGACTATATCGCCTGGTTGCAACAGCAAGACTGGTCTGGAGAAGAAAGCTTCTGGCGAAAGGCTCTCAGGGGACTACGCGCTCCAACTAAGTTAGGTGTAGATTGGGTGTCGGGCAATTTACCCGATCCAGATTGGGGATGGGGATATGCTCAGGAGGAAACCACACTCTCAGCCGATGTTACCTCGTCCCTACAGTCCTTTGCCAGAAAGCATCATTTAACGCTCAACACCATCATTCAGGGAGTTTGGGCTTTGCTTTTAAGCCGATACAGCGGTGAGGAAGACGTGGTTTTCGGCGTGACTGTCTCTGGTCGTCCAGCAGATTTGCCAGGAGTTGAGGCGATCGTTGGACTATTAATCAATGCCCGACCGATGCGAGTACAAGTTTCTGGTCATATTTCCGTTTTATCCTGGTTTCATCGGTTGCAACAGCAACAAGTAGAACTGCTTCAGTATCAGTATAGTTCTTTAGTGCAGATTCAAGAGTGGAGCCAGATACCCAGAGGAACGCCTTTGTTCGATAGTTTTGTCTCCTTTCAAAATCACCCATTGAATCTTTCCTTAATAGAGGAAAACAGTGGCCTAAAAATTATCAATGTACGTTCCTTTTTTGAAACCAACTATCCTTTAAGTTTAACTGTGGAACCCGGTTATCAACTGTTAATCAGAATTGAATATTTATCCAATAAATTTGATCTTGCCACGATCCGCCGAATATTAAAACAGTTTGGCACTGTGCTGAAAAATATTCCAGTCAATTTAGCCCAACCTCTATCGCATATTTCTCTAACTACTGAAATGACTACAGTAGAAAGTCAGGAACTAGTTAATAGTTTCAATGCTGACCTAGAATAA